The Huiozyma naganishii CBS 8797 chromosome 3, complete genome genome contains a region encoding:
- the HSM3 gene encoding Hsm3p (similar to Saccharomyces cerevisiae HSM3 (YBR272C); ancestral locus Anc_1.333), whose translation MSQATDLLRQFNEVVAHRVGNLPEGFDGLMDKCRLQVSTVTNFPGDARETLLSIKTLLLSDEDIDYDLLLELLSAVLQITRFDAILEAYSMADLEQALKSGISPLIQSACQVIQTSDPKGALASSGLFEILLHLYFDVNTDIAVVKEIDTTWELLMCDDRVRNTILAQNVKLLLEVKEQFKPIPMARLLHLLGIIFRELKTPTEYVPNLFVFEKNELVEALKTDIIMFLNIVKYYSTLLESIAETNHEWALHNLIHSMFDISELFAEREQFPDIVAYGKSFLFTFFRHISYLNDLATFRKLDEKFLHISEGNEFLSDYLSFVNPQYLFDFHKDLIDTYATVSAFKLPILRNMVSNNQTFQLVKPKLTADAILAMAYPEQMVLLQKMSQYIYCVQYLVHNLPKVMSSLIDNNYTPITEPETVDLRTQVIENMLHYEKNVLDAWSIPLQNEYIKLNHGINPERTAATDIATAYIG comes from the coding sequence ATGTCCCAAGCAACTGATTTACTAAGGCAATTTAACGAGGTTGTGGCCCACAGGGTGGGCAATTTGCCCGAGGGGTTCGATGGGCTGATGGACAAGTGTAGACTCCAAGTGTCGACGGTGACGAACTTCCCAGGGGATGCGAGGGAGACTTTACTTTCGATCAAgacgttgttgttgagTGATGAGGATATCGATTACGATCTGTTGCTCGAGTTATTGAGTGCTGTGTTACAGATAACGCGGTTTGACGCTATACTGGAGGCGTACTCGATGGCTGATTTGGAACAGGCACTGAAGTCTGGGATCAGCCCTTTGATACAGTCCGCTTGCCAAGTTATCCAAACCTCGGATCCAAAGGGTGCGCTCGCCTCTAGTGGACTGTTTGAAATCCTGCTACATCTGTATTTCGATGTGAATACGGATATTGCTGTCGTGAAGGAGATCGACACAACGTGGGAGTTGCTGATGTGCGATGATAGGGTACGTAATACCATTCTAGCACAGAACGTAAAACTTCTTTTGGAGGTTAAAGAGCAGTTTAAACCTATCCCAATGGCCCGTCTGTTGCATCTTCTGGGCATTATCTTCAGGGAACTGAAAACTCCAACCGAATACGTCCCCAACTTGTTTGTGTTCGAGAAGAATGAACTGGTGGAAGCGCTTAAAACGGACATTATCATGTTCTTGAATATAGTCAAATACTATTCGACGCTTTTGGAATCGATCGCAGAGACAAATCACGAATGGGCACTGCATAATCTAATTCATTCGATGTTCGACATTAGTGAGTTGTTCGCCGAAAGGGAACAGTTCCCCGATATCGTCGCGTATGGCAAGTCCTTCCTATTTACCTTTTTCCGCCATATCTCGTATTTGAATGACCTTGCCACTTTTAGGAAATTAGATGAGAAGTTCTTACACATCTCTGAGGGTAATGAATTCCTGAGCGATTATTTATCCTTCGTCAACCCGCAGTATCTGTTTGACTTCCATAAGGATCTTATCGATACCTACGCCACCGTTTCTGCGTTCAAGTTGCCTATTTTGAGGAACATGGTCAGTAACAACCAAACGTTCCAGCTGGTCAAACCGAAACTAACAGCGGATGCCATATTGGCCATGGCATACCCAGAACAAATGGTTCTGCTGCAGAAGATGTCGCAGTATATATACTGTGTTCAATACCTGGTGCACAATTTGCCCAAAGTCATGTCGAGTTTGATCGACAATAACTACACACCTATCACGGAACCAGAGACTGTGGATTTGAGAACCCAAGTCATCGAAAACATGCTACACTATGAAAAGAATGTGTTGGACGCATGGTCGATTCCTTTGCAAAACGAGTATATAAAATTGAACCACGGTATTAACCCAGAGAGAACGGCCGCTACAGACATCGCCACCGCTTACATCGGGTAA